Genomic DNA from Fusarium keratoplasticum isolate Fu6.1 chromosome 2, whole genome shotgun sequence:
GATGTTTGAGGAAGGGAAccaagacatgatgaagcatTACGAGAGCAGTTTGGACAAAGTCAGGTACGTTCCATGCCATGTGTCCTTCCCACACAGTAGACCGATTGCTGGGGCGGCTCTATTCTGTGCCTGAGCTACGCTATGCTCTGTATATGCGCCAGGGTCCATTTGATAGCAGGCGCCCCACCTCGTCTACAGGAAAATGAGCCGGTGTTTGCTCAGGTGAACTGATTGAGGGTCCCGCAGAACCGCTGAGAAGTCTTTGCTGGAAATCTCTGAGCTGCAGTCGCTCCTCGTGAGCAATCTTGCGACGCAGTCTGCACACATTGAGCAGTTGGTGGCGGACTCGTTTTCCACTGCAGACAACGTGGGAGGCGGTAACAaggagttgaagaaggcgacggAGCGCGCAAGCTTTGCCAAGTACACTTGCTATGCGGCCAGCGGAGTGTGCGCGTTTCTGATTCTCTGGGACCTCGTGATCTGAGTCTTGATTAACGAACGAGAAGGGGGTGTGGGTAGGTAGGGCGACGTGGTCGTCGTGCCAGCTGacgattgattgattgactTGCTTGAATGAGCCACCACGCAGTGCAGAGCAGATCAAGGCGTTCCAACTGCCTGTCTGTCAGAGGGGGGGCGTGGGAGCCGCAGTTGAGGAATAGAGAGGCAGAGACAACCAGGGATGGATCGTGTACGGCATATCACACTGCGCATTGGTTCCATGTTGCACCCAAATTTCTCACTACAAAAACAGACATGTAAAACTAACTGTTGGAAACTGCGCAATTGTCGGTGGCCAGAGCGTGGGGCTGCCCATTCACTCATCTTTCATGGCTGTGGAGATTATGCGGAATCCCATTCAGGGTCGGGATCGCGCAACCGATAGGGTGCAATCTCGAGGGAGAGAATTGCCATAGATAGAAGTGGGCGTATCGTATGTGCACAGGTACCGAGAAGACGATCGATAGGGCAGCGGCCAGGCGATGGGACCGACCACCCACGCCCAACACAGCTCAGCAACGAGGGACGCAGGGCCAGCGGCGATGGGGACGGGGCGAGGGGGGTTTACTCTGGAAGACCGGCCGGCAGTGTACTGCAAAGTATTCAATGTACATCATGGGAACAGGGGCCAGGCAAGCAATCTGCATGGGGAGCAAGGAAGCAAAAGCAAGATGGCCGTTTCCATCTGGGGGTACCTACGGCTACCGACAAGGTGTGAGGGCGAGGCGAAAGTGATCCCTCTCTCAGATCTATCCTCTGCAGAATCCATGGCTTGTAACGAGTCTGCCACACTACATGATGCCATACAGtaccatcccatcccatcccatccatccatacTACCTACATGACAACTATGCGCAGCCGCGCAACTAGGCACACAACCCTCACTTAGACGCCGACAACTCGAGCTCAACTCTACATGCTCTTCCCTCTGGCGGGACTAGCCTGAGCCCGTGTGAAATGCAAAGACACGCGATGCCATGCCGTGCcgcaatggatggatgtcgtCCAATTACGCTGGCGGGGAGACCGGCCCCGCGCCGGGACCCTCATGGAACCATACTTTGAGTAGAAGCCCTCAGGGGCGCGCGGGTGCGCTTGAAAGGGACGGGAGGGGGGAATGAGTGGTGATGAGGGATGAGCCTCGCAAGTTGCAACGACCGTTCCATCATACGACAAATAGGAAGCGTCATGTTACGTTTTTAGCCGGGCGAAGTCGGAGGGCGCCAGAGCTCCTCTCCTTTTTCTGCTGACGACTGGGCCTCGACTATTACCCAACCGTGCATCTCGAAGCGCGCCCCCTTGTGATGGTCTTTTTTTGCAACAagtgtcttttttttccctccccGTGACACGGGACCCGCGACGGGCCTCTTTTGTCCCCAAAGGGAGCCACTCGGCACCGGGAGATGCATATGTAGCGGGATGGAGCCCGGGCGAtggaaggggaagggaatCGAAGGGGTCTGGAAGGCCGGGTTTTTTCTGGGGATGGGGCATGACCATGGATGAATGCAATTCAGGTACCTAGAATACCTGTAGCAAGCAACAAGAGGCGAGGACTCGGCGAGGAGGCATGATACACACGGGcaaggcaagacaagacaagggGAACTCGGTGAGCGGGCATGGGCCGGCCTTGATTCTTCGCATAAATAAATCCGATGAGATATAGATCAGATGAAACAAGCAATCAAGCGACTCGAAGCGAACCGCAAGACAGGACAAGGAAACGACGACGAACGTGACAGACACTGACAACTGGGTTGGGTTGTCATGAGTCTCAGAGAAGTGACACTCGTTGACAACTCCAGTCTCAGCCAAAGAGACACagagagaaaaaaacaaGCTGTAATCAGTCACTTGCAGCACTACGTCAACAGTCCCCATGTCCTGCTCCGTAATCTACCTCACCGTCCCCATGCCAAGCCCATGTACGAAAAGGTACATAGGTAAGGGACGGGGAAAGGTGACAGTTGAGTGGACGTCGCTCGGTCAGATCCATCCGCCGCGTGACGTTAGACTGACAAGGAGCCTCGGCGCCTCGTCCTTCCTGTTGCCCAATCCAACCTAGGTACTTTGTAGCGAGGTTCTTGCTTGCTCGCCGCCCTTTTCTTCGaggtgagagagagaaacGTCTTGTTCACAAGCTTTTTCACAAGCACCGCGGAGGTTTTTCGGTATGCCGAGTTCCACGGGAAAGCATAAAAAGAGGATCGCGGTCACCCTGGacggggaagaagatggacacCGGGGAATGAGAGTCGAAGCATAAAGGTCCGATCCCAACTACAACCTCTGCAACTGGTCATTCCATCTCGGGAAACGGTTTCACGGTCTTGCATAACGGACCTACTGTACACAACCCGCCAGATCCCATCGGGGAGCAGGATCGATCCTCGTTTTCCGCCACATCCAATCTCTCTTGCCATCTGATCTGTGTTTCGCGGGTGGTCTCGCCGACCGTTCTGTCAAAACTCCGTTTTGTTACCGTTGTCCCACTCGGGGAACTATTATTACTATCATCATCTTTTGACCGCTGTATCGATCGAGCTCTGCTGGAAACTGGAGCTTGCGTCCAGAACCAACAGCTTAGAAGCGCACTACTGCCCATCATCGTCTGAGGCAGAGCTAGGGAACCCCAGGAACTCGGGAAGCAGGCGAGTTTCAGCAAAGGTGAGTGAACGGCAAGGCTCAAACAAAACGAAAAGCTGCCCTTGGTCCGCTGCAGGCCTGTCCCAGTTGAGTTGAGAGCCCAGCTGCCATCTGTTTTTTTGTTGTCCACCCCCTTTCCATTTTTCCCTTTGCCCCttcaagaagaaaaaaagccaTGCACCCCGGCCGGCGGCAACCCGGTCGTCCATTCCATCCGTGTCCATGCTCATCGTGGCATCCATTGTCCCTTTCCCAtctccttcccttcccttcccttcggACATGGGCATCCATAAGTCATCATCGGACAACAAGCATCGCGCAAGCGCACAAGCAAAAGCCCACCTTGGAGCGTGGCCCGGTGAGCCCACCTTCGCCCACCTTTTGTCCTCGTTTGGCATCTGGCGGAGTCAGCCACCACAGCCCCTTGCCCCGAGCGCTCCACTGGTCCGGAACAACGGCGCCCAATTTGCCCGCGTGCGTCGAGTTCCTTGACACCACGCCCCGGGCATGGCCAATTGCATCAGGCCAGAATCTGGTTTACGCAACTGCCATGGCTGGCTCCTCTGTGTGGAGCGGGcacctcaagctcgaggggACCTGAGGTCACCGGTGTAGGTACCTTTCGTCGATAAGGTATCTTTCTTTACGGGCTTGCGGGCTGGGCCTGGGGCGTTGCGTGCAGTGTAGTGCAGTGTAGTGCAGCACACCTGCAGCGACGATGCATCGCTGGAGCGGCAGCCTCTTACAGAGACTTGCAGCATCCGGGGGGGCCACAGGGGGCGACTCGGCGGGCTCGGGGTGCGCTGCAGGCTGGCTACAGGGCATGTCCAGTGCATGTCGCGCTCCAAACAAACAACTGTCCATCATCCATGGATGACACTGACTGACTGTTCCAATGTACTCCAGGTATCTTTTTCGGACGCACACTCCCGCCCGggacctcacctcacctcacctcacccgCAAAAACACGCCCCCCCCGGTCCCACCCAGGCCACCGGAGACGTCCCCAAGGCCCCTCCTTCCTCCCCCCCCTAATCGAAAATCCTCAGGGCCGCAGCCCACTATGACACCGTCGCTGAGCACGCCCCGTCAGACTCACGGTGGCCGTAGCATCCTGAGCTCGACTGATAAAACGGCGCcgacctcgtcctcttctttctcgaGTTCCATCTCTAGACTCAACCATATCGCTCGTCATCTatcgcccatcatggcttccACTACCAACTTCCCTGCCGACATTGTCCCCCAGGCCCCCGAAGATGCTCTCTTCGGTCTCGCCAGGGCTTACAAGGCCGATGAGAGCACCAGCAAGGTCGATCTTGTAagttgcttcttcttgttcttaTCTTGTCcctcttgttgttgttgactCCTGCTAAcatctctttctctcagGGTATCGGCGCTTACAGAGACGAGAACGCAAAGCCTTGGGTGTTGCCCGTCGTCAAGAAGGTATGCCTTACACCGAGCTGCTCCCCGTGAGCTTCGCTCTACCGCGTCGCCTCTGCATCCCTCTGTCGCATAAACCCATAAGCCCCATCCCCTCTGTCGCATGCACATGCATTGCCCTTCCACGAACGCCCTACCACCCAAAAACAATCCCCCCTGCTCGGGAGACGCTTCCGATGCGGATCCGCCAGaggcagctccagctccttaCAGCTCGCGCGCTCTCTCTGGCTTTCGTATAAGCGCCTTTCAGGGGTCATGGGGCCAACACTTCACGATGCGCCTCATGGAGCCCTCTCGCGCAAATCCGTGCCAGAGCTCGCCCCAATCGCCCCAATCGGCCCCGCCGCGACTTTGCCCGAATTCTTGACTGCTCTAGAACTTGGCTAACCCCGCATGCGTCACAGGCTGATGAGATCCTCCGAAACGACCCCGAGCTCAACCATGAGTACGCCCCCATTGCGGGTATCGCCAGCTTTacctccaaggctgccgagctgATCTTCGGCGCCGACTCCCAGGCGCTCCAGGAGAAGCGCACCGTCACTCTGCAGACCATCTCGGGCACCGGTGCCGTGCATCTGGGcgctctcttcctcgccaagttCTACCAGGGCCCCCGCACCATCTACGTCTCAAATCCCACCTGGGCGAACCACCACCAGATCTTCAAGAACGTCGGTCTCACGGTCGACACATACCCCTACTTCCAcaaggagaccaagggccTCGACTTTGAGGGCCTGAAGGAGACTCTGCAATCCGCTGCCGAGGGCtccgtcttcgtcctccaTGCCTGCGCTCACAACCCCACTGGTGTCGACCCGACCCAGGAGCAGTGGACCGAGATtgctgccatcatgaaggagaagaagcattTCCCCTTCTTCGACACCGCCTACCAGGGCTTCGCCTCTGGCGACCTCGCCCGCGACGCCTGGTCCATCCGCTACTTCACAGAGCAGGGCTTTGAGCTCGTTGTCGCTCAAAGTTTCGCCAAGAACTTTGGTCTCTACGGCGAGCGTGCTGGCTGCTTCCACGCCGTCACTCCCTCAAGTGATGATgcctccaccaccatcacccgCATCGGCTCTCAGCTCGCCGTCCTCCAGCGATCCGAGATCTCCAACCCTCCCCTGTACGGTGCTCGCATTGTCAGCACTGTGCTCAACGACGCCGACCTCTTTGCCGAGTGGGAGGAGAACCTGCGCACCATGTCGGGCCGCATCATCAGCATGCGCGACGCCCTGCGgtccaagcttgaggagctcgagacCCCTGGCACCTGGAACCACATCACCGACCAGATTGGCATGTTCAGCTTCACGGGTCTGACCGAGTCACAAGTGCTCAAGCTCCGGGAAGAGTTCCACATCTACATGACCAAGAACGGTCGTATCAGCATGGCTGGTCTCAACGAGAACAACGTTGAGTACTTTGCCAAGGCTGTTGACAAGGTAGTACGGGACGACGTTGAGGTGACGGAAGAGTAAGCAAGCAACTTGATTTGTTTTGGGATCGTTTGTATGAACTCATGGGACATGGTCACTCTACTACTACAAGAAGACCCTGGAAAGGACTCGGCGTTGGTTTACAGCTTTTGATTATCGCACCTAGGTACTTGCCTACCTACATCTTGGCGGGGTCTCTGCAAAAAGCATTGGACGATCCTGGTTTTTGTGTTCTGCGTATAGCTCTAATATACCTCACCCGCAAGCCAATGCATTTCAAGACGAATTAGACTTTAACATGTTGTGCCTTGCCCTGTTTATCGTGTGATGTCGtctgagcttgagcttgagcttgagctccaAATCTCGAGACCTTGTTTCATTGTCCACGTTGACATGTGGTAAGGGCGTATTCTTGGCGTTAGGTACTTGGACGCCACACCTTTTCCCAAGCAGACGGGCATGAACACCCTGGGGGGGCCTGACCTGACCTGGCCCGGAGGAAGGCAGGCGCAGTGGAGTCGCAGCTTCCCTCCCTCGATTTCTTTTAAACTGCCGCTTCGAGCAGGCTCCGATTCCCGAGCTTTGTCTGTGATTGGCCCGCCTCTCACCTTGGACGGCGGGTAGTTCCTGCCTTGTTGGGCAAGTTTTATCTTTCTGTGGTAGCTGGGGCCCAAAGCAGGAAGGGACGCCAAcgcaagagaagaaacaTGGGGATCatgcaaaaaaaaaaaaccacCCACACCATTCGGTGAAATCTCGCACTCTCGGGGgagatggcgacgatgactTCTTCTAAAGTCCGGCCTCGTGAGCGTTCACGGCCGACGGTGAAGCGACTCCGATATAccgggggaggggggagggtCGATGACTGGTCCCCTGGTCCCGTCTGGGGAAAGGGAATGGACGGTCGCCTCCCCACACGGAGAAGGGCGGTCCGGTTTTCGTTCTTCTGCTCCCGCTTCACCTTCTCTctcgattttttttttctttcagCCCACCCCCGCATGGATGCCATTTGTTCCCCCGCATGGGAGCCGCTCGCTTGCCCTGACCTGGGGACCGGGGGGCGCTGATACTGGGACGGGGCCCAAAACCCGGCCAATGGCCGGAGGGGGTGTGGTCTTGCTGCGCTTGACTTGACCTGGACGGGGGAAACCGGCGGAACGGAGGTTCCTGGCGGTGGGGACGGAGGTGATAAGGAGCTTCACCGTGGACAACAAAGTGAGTTCGGAGGGGGGAGTGGATTGTCTTTGATAACCAGGTGATTATGTTTGAACTGCAAGTCTGCATCAAAAGTTGCTGTTTGAACAGTCCTGCTTACCTTTTCGTTATGTCATGAGGAAGCAGCTTTACAACATAGGATCCATTTTGACCCCGACAAACGCCGATGTCATGAAGTTTTTCCGCAAAACTTCTACAAAATCCaatgttttttttttctcaaACCAGGAAAAACTTGCCGGTCAAGATGACTTGCTCTATGTACATTTGCAGGTGGGCTATTACACAATTGCGTATCCACCACTGCGGGTCCTTGGGACCCAAACAATGTTGACCTGAAGGTACAAACTAGGACTTTGGGGAAGAAAATTCCCACTTACAATGAGTCTTTCTTGTTGCAAGGGCCTCCGATGCCGGTGGGGGTGCGCCGATAGTAAAAATGACCAAGAATAAATTGCTTGGCGGCCATTGGGACGGTGCAGATTACCAACATTACGTAGGGGTCTCGCAATCGGTAGTGTACCTTGCGTATTTTGTGTGTATCTCGGTGAGGCTGTCtggaagaaaagagaccCAGCTGTCTGGTGAGGGAGGGCAACTTCTGGCGGGCATGTAACTGCGTGTCTCAACTGTCTCACAGGATGAGGGTGTCGAAGCTTCGGACATTGAAAAAAAGCTGCCTTGGTTCGATAAGCAAGGGTTGAGCAGGGCGTAAACATTCGACTCGTGGCGAATCTGGGGTTATCTCTGGGGTTATCGCCGGGGGGGGTTTGTTGGTGAGTCCCAACATGGCGGAAGTGTGCTTTCTGCCCCGTTCCAGCATCTTATCTCTTCGGACACTGGTCTTCCGGAGGGAGTGAAAGCTGGCGGAGACAGATATCCATCCGTGTTCTAGGTAGGTGGGCAACAAAGATAACCGAGACGGCTGTGCAAGATGGACTGATCTCCCCGGTTGAATCGACAGGCCGTGGCATGACTTGGCGATCTTGGAAGGTTAGGGGGGGTTGCCTCGGTAATGCATTTTTCTTGTGAACGTCCTCGGTGTGAGTTGTGACATTTACATGACCTCGGGATAGTTGTTGAAATGGAAGTTCATGAGAACGGGACTTGCATGGATGGTTGGGTTCACAGGTTGGCCGGTTTGGTTCAAACGGTTGGTAGGGAGGGATTCCTGTTCAAGTTTGACACACCAGACTGTCAAGGGCAGTAACTCGTATAACTAGCTTATGCAAGAAGGGCTGTTTTCTGGCGTGGGAAACTAGTAGTAGGGTGAGTTCAATCACAAGGTTGAACTAGGCGGAGTCTCGACTTATTCAACTACCAGCCTGCCTCCCTTGCACCCCCAGGGCGGGGAACAGGTTGAACGCCTAGGCATGATTGTTAAAGATAGAAAAGCCATCTGGGCTTTCTGTGTCGCAAAATTCTATTCCTTACTGCAGAAAAGTGTTCCCAGAGGCATTCCTAGAAGGTCGCCATGTTGGGTTGGATGGTATTCATCTCTTTGTGTGACTACGCGACTAGACCTAATGTCTGGGGGAGGTGTAGCTGCCTGGAGCCACTACGCGAGCACAGTTCAACCACTCCTGACCCCACCACCAAACACTATCAAGATAGCATCAATCAAATCAACCAACCACCCGTAATGCAGCTATGGGCAGACGCCTGCCGTGGAAGACATCCACGACTCCTTCGAACGCTGATAAGAAACCGCCCGTGAAGTCGGATAGCCCACGCGCTGCGCGGACTAACTCACCGAGCCTGGCGTCAGCCTCAACCCCGGCGTCGTTCATCAAGAAACCGCGTCGCGATCGCGTCATTGACGATGAAGGTATCTCGCAACTTGCTCACGCACATCATTTCACAGCTAAACGTGTTTTAAGATGGTGTAAGGAGCCCATCCacgtcgccgccgccagaACCACCACCAGAGAGGTACATCCAATTCTTATCCTCACTTGAGCCCCGTGACTAACATACCCCCAGATTCATGAGACCCGGTCCTCAGCGTGATGACCGCTACCGCATGGTTGAGGACGAGTTCCTCAACATGGCTCACCAGTTCACCACGCATCTTCACCGCGCAGAGTACAACCGTCTCAAGTCCCTAGCCAAGAGCCAAAACGCCGACACCATCCGTGAGATTGAGCGTCCTATAATCGGGGCACCCACACTCCTTGCTCGGCGAAGGCAGGAAAGCGTGCGGCGTGCCGTTAAACAGCGGGGATTCATGCGTAAcggcgatgaagaagagacgcCGTTCGTGGGGAGAAGTCTGAAGGGCTTGATGGAGAGTCCCAGAAAGGAGCACAAATGGATATCAGGCGGCATGGCCGGGGCGGCGGCTACGAGGGCAGCAGCTGGGTTCGATTCGCAGAAGTTGAGCCCAGTCAAGCTAAAAGCAACTCCGAAGGCGttctcggccaagaagcgtCAATTACCCGCCgcagatgacgaggagacgGACGACGGAGAGGATCTGGATCTATCCACGCCCTCTCGGACACCCATGGTGAAATCAAGTCGCACCACGCAAACTTCATCTCCAGCCATGGCTCGGTCAGCGACAAGGCCGACATTTAGCACTCCTCGGCCCTTGAGCACGACCACCACTAACACCCCAAGAACAAGCTCAAGTATAAGGCGACCAACTACAGCATCCAGCAAAACCGAGACACCATATATTGGCAAAGCATCCAAACACAAAGATattcatgatgatgacgaggacgacgatcCCTTTGGGATCAAAAAGCGAAGAATTCAACGGCAAAAGTCAAAAGAGCAAGTTCGCAAGGTGGAACAGCATACACCCGCCAAAAAGAGGTCTTCTCTCGACGACATTCCCTCTTTTATATGAGCATCCATGCCGATGCTCTGTCACCACAATCTTGTCAAACACCAACACAAGCCATGGAAGTCAAATCAGTTCTTTTCATTGTGAGTCCTAACCATGCATTTGCCGATCCTCCATCGTAAGCTCATCAAAGTCGTCCAGCAACTCATCCATATCAACATGCGGcgcctcatcatcgccctcctccgTCTCTGCTAtgctcatctcctcctctgtcttCTTCTTAGACTTGTACAAGGCGAGCGTGGCACggagctcctcgtcttcctccacaTCCCGCAAGAACTGCTCGTACTCTCGGTCCATGCGGTCCTGGTCGGCCTTCTTGGGAAGAAGCTctccctcgtccttgtccatgCGCTTGAGCTTCCAGTTTCTCTTGCGGTTCTTCCGGCGGCGGGGATAGTGCTTCTTGACCAGCACCACGTCGGGAATTGTCGACCCATACTGGTTGGAGGCCTCGATAGCCTCGTATTCTGTGTTGTTGAAGACGGTACCGGACAGTAGGTAACCCATGGCCGAGTCACCAGGCTGGAGGAGTCGGCCCAGGTGTGTCCTTGTGAAATATGTTCGGTCATTGTGGCCGAGATCAGAGGCTCGGGCAACTGTGGCTTCGGCAAGCGTCCACTTGCCCTTCTGAGTCATGGTAGGCTCAATATCCATGACGATGAACTCGACGAGCTCGTGTGTATCGGCGAGAGACAGGAAAGGAGCACGCCAGTAGATTGGTGAGCTGACGTCGCATGTCTGAAGGGTCTGGGGGTCCAAAAGGTAGACCGAGGTGCCGATCCTgtggcagaggaggagaggggagaCGTTGCCGTTCtgcttggccatcttgatgggCATAGCGACCAAGTCGTCTTTGCATATAGGcaccaactcggccgagtATGTGAACTTGTAGGACGTCTTGGAGGTGTGGACATCGTGAGAGATGAGCTCCTGAGACGCCTTCACCTTGACGGGAACAACAGAGTTGAGGAAATCAATAAACTTCTCAGCCTGGTTCTTctgggaaaagaaaaagtcgatgccgtccttggcctccttgatgttgagggTATCCCGGTGGGCGCCGTGCTTCATGATCAGCTGCTCGAGGAACAAAAAGGTTCGCTTGTGGAGGACCTTTTGGCGGACCTGGACGGCTGCTCGCCAGACGTTGGCCGTGTACGACTTGGCGCACTCAGGGCACTGCTGGTAGGCCACGACGTAGACCACCTCGAAGCTCTGCTGGAGGAGCATGCCATCCTGGACGGCGTCCTGGATGGtgagcttgaccttgatacGGCGCGAGTGCGGCTCGGTCCAGACAAAGCTCGCGTCGACGATGCGGACCTTGTTCAGGCCGcgcagcttcttgaggcACAGGGCCAGCAGCTCTCGGGACTCGGGGGCGGCCACGATCCAGCTGGTGGGGGGCATGAGCCATCGGTCGCAGTCTCGGCAGAAGTTGAGGGTGGCCTCGCGCTGGACGCCCTGGGAGATGTCGACGGTGAGCTTGATGCAGTCGTAGCAGAGGGCGCCGGCGGAAGTCGTTCCATCGATAGGGGCGCCGCAGTTGCAGCAGAGAATACTGAAGTCTTAGTTAGTCGTCCGTCTTTCTCTTTGCGCATGTGTGCGgggtgatggatgggatgggaatgAGGGCACACTCACGTCGCAGCGCCCTGCTGCTGAGAGACAGGGGCGATGGAAATAGGCTGGtcatcaagatccatcgACATGTTGGGCAAACGATGTCTctggtgatggatgacttTGGTTGATTTGGttcaagatggacgagttcGTGACTCTCAGGAAAGAGTGGGAAAATTGGTTGATAAGCGCTGCGGGCGCCTTATCGGCCATGATTTTTTTGCTGAAAAATTGTTGCCCCTCCTGCCGGGAGGCGATTTTTGGCGATTCTTTTTTGGGAAAGTGGGGTATTTTTCTTTGGTTGTGGTTACCAATAGCCTTAGATATATTCGACTTGTTAGGCTGCACATGCATGTTAAACATCTAAGCATGTGCCTATAATGATTGGAAGCATGAGGGATGGTAATGATGATTATGTTTACCATTTTGTGACTGGGTAAGTTATGTTCTTTCATATAACTCTGAAATGTGAGTTCCTCAGCTCCTAGGGTAGGAGATAAGTCAATCTGGCAATCACCCATTAACTAGATACCTCTTGAGCTCAACTTAATTTGGTGTGATTCAAGTTGAAGGCGTTGGAAATCCATATACTTCTGCAATGCTAGTTTTATATGGCCCAAGTTAACTGTCCTGTACTCCTTATAGAAAAGTATCAAAAACTGGCTGATTATTAAAAAATCTTGCTTAATACTCTCGCCACCTCTGCTGGCTGTTCCTCCACTTCcgtcctcttcttggccagcgGAACCTGCTTGAAAGACCTCTTGACCTGCCGCACTtcgtcctcgccctgctcctcgacgccggccttcctcttcttggcctttgccttggcctccatGCCGTCgagcatcttggccttctcgacGTTCCTGACAAACTCCTTGTTCTCGCGCGTCGTCTTGCTGATCTCGGCCCTCATGCGGCTGGTGCGCTCGGCGTTCTCGGTAGCGATCTGCTCCGTCAGGTTGTGCCACTTGAAGCCCTTGAGGTAGAGCAGGTTCCACAGGTCGTCGCGGTAGTAGCtgcccttcttgccgccGATGGTGCGCGCGTTGAGCAGCTCGCAGACggccttggcatccttcttgttTACAAACTCGACCCAGCCCTCGGTGTAGGAGCGCTTCTTGTTGCCGCCGGCGCGGACGCGGCGGGCGTGCGACGCAGGGTCCTCGGGGGCCAGGAAGATGCGGTTGATGGTACCGTAAGGCTCGAGGAGGGAACGAAGCTTGGCGGGCTTCATGAAGGGCGGGATGCGGGAGAGGTAGACGACGCCAGACTTTTTGATTGCGGCCTCAGATGCGACGAGGTTCTTCTTTGTTAGGGGCTTTGTGATGTCGGGCAGTTCTGTCGATAGCGAGTCTTTTGATTTGCGTTTTGACTTTTTGGGTTCATCTTTGGtttcctcatcctcctttAGGTCTGCACCTCCCTCGGCCACATCGTCCTCGTTGTCGCTGGCATCGCGATCAACGTCGCTACCCaggtcgtcctcatcgtccgaGTCGAGTTTCCGTCGCTTGGCCGTGTGGCCGCCCTTTGTCACTTCATCTTCAGAGTTGTAACCGACAtcgttctcctcgtcgctgtcgGCGGTGTCGAGAAAGTCGTTCTTCTTTTCTGGCGCCATGTTGAAGTGCCAATTGGTTTGTCGCGAACTCCAGAGCATCAGACCCTGAGGCTGGGGATCTAGAAAAAAAAGTGGCTGATAAGATAAGCCATCCCTGGGTCATCCATATCCATTGAGGTGAAAGGGTCATGTGACTTGGAGGGGTCTTTGAACGACGTCACCGGTTGTGAG
This window encodes:
- a CDS encoding 18S rRNA factor 2, translated to MLWSSRQTNWHFNMAPEKKNDFLDTADSDEENDVGYNSEDEVTKGGHTAKRRKLDSDDEDDLGSDVDRDASDNEDDVAEGGADLKEDEETKDEPKKSKRKSKDSLSTELPDITKPLTKKNLVASEAAIKKSGVVYLSRIPPFMKPAKLRSLLEPYGTINRIFLAPEDPASHARRVRAGGNKKRSYTEGWVEFVNKKDAKAVCELLNARTIGGKKGSYYRDDLWNLLYLKGFKWHNLTEQIATENAERTSRMRAEISKTTRENKEFVRNVEKAKMLDGMEAKAKAKKRKAGVEEQGEDEVRQVKRSFKQVPLAKKRTEVEEQPAEVARVLSKIF
- a CDS encoding Aspartate aminotransferase, which produces MTPSLSTPRQTHGGRSILSSTDKTAPTSSSSFSSSISRLNHIARHLSPIMASTTNFPADIVPQAPEDALFGLARAYKADESTSKVDLGIGAYRDENAKPWVLPVVKKADEILRNDPELNHEYAPIAGIASFTSKAAELIFGADSQALQEKRTVTLQTISGTGAVHLGALFLAKFYQGPRTIYVSNPTWANHHQIFKNVGLTVDTYPYFHKETKGLDFEGLKETLQSAAEGSVFVLHACAHNPTGVDPTQEQWTEIAAIMKEKKHFPFFDTAYQGFASGDLARDAWSIRYFTEQGFELVVAQSFAKNFGLYGERAGCFHAVTPSSDDASTTITRIGSQLAVLQRSEISNPPLYGARIVSTVLNDADLFAEWEENLRTMSGRIISMRDALRSKLEELETPGTWNHITDQIGMFSFTGLTESQVLKLREEFHIYMTKNGRISMAGLNENNVEYFAKAVDKVVRDDVEVTEE
- a CDS encoding 60S ribosomal export protein NMD3; translated protein: MSMDLDDQPISIAPVSQQQGAATILCCNCGAPIDGTTSAGALCYDCIKLTVDISQGVQREATLNFCRDCDRWLMPPTSWIVAAPESRELLALCLKKLRGLNKVRIVDASFVWTEPHSRRIKVKLTIQDAVQDGMLLQQSFEVVYVVAYQQCPECAKSYTANVWRAAVQVRQKVLHKRTFLFLEQLIMKHGAHRDTLNIKEAKDGIDFFFSQKNQAEKFIDFLNSVVPVKVKASQELISHDVHTSKTSYKFTYSAELVPICKDDLVAMPIKMAKQNGNVSPLLLCHRIGTSVYLLDPQTLQTCDVSSPIYWRAPFLSLADTHELVEFIVMDIEPTMTQKGKWTLAEATVARASDLGHNDRTYFTRTHLGRLLQPGDSAMGYLLSGTVFNNTEYEAIEASNQYGSTIPDVVLVKKHYPRRRKNRKRNWKLKRMDKDEGELLPKKADQDRMDREYEQFLRDVEEDEELRATLALYKSKKKTEEEMSIAETEEGDDEAPHVDMDELLDDFDELTMEDRQMHG